A stretch of Bos indicus isolate NIAB-ARS_2022 breed Sahiwal x Tharparkar chromosome 24, NIAB-ARS_B.indTharparkar_mat_pri_1.0, whole genome shotgun sequence DNA encodes these proteins:
- the NARS1 gene encoding asparagine--tRNA ligase, cytoplasmic isoform X1: protein MSLEVVRAAAGMVLAELYVSDREGNDVTGDGTKEKPFKTGLKALMTVGKEPFPTIYVDSQKENERWDVISKSQMKNIRKLWHREQMKSESREKKEAEDNLRREKNLEEAKKITIKNDPSLPEPKCVKIRELKGYRGQRIKVFGWVHRLRRQGKNLMFLVLRDGTGFLQCVLSDDLCQCYNGVVLSTESSVAVYGMLNLTPKGKQAPGGHELSCDFWELIGLAPAGGADNLINEESDVDVQLNNRHMMIRGENMSKILKARSVITRCFRDHFFDRGYHEITPPTLVQTQVEGGATLFKLDYFGEEAYLTQSSQLYLETCIPALGDVFCIAQSYRAEQSRTRRHLAEYTHVEAECPFLTFEELLNRLEDLVCDVVDRVLKSPAGNIVRDLNPNFKPPKRPFKRMNYSDAIVWLKEHNIKKEDGTFYEFGEDIPEAPERLMTDTINEPILLCRFPVEIKSFYMQRCPEDPRLTESVDVLMPNVGEIVGGSMRIWDNEEILAGYKREGIDPTPYYWYTDQRKYGTCPHGGYGLGLERFLTWILDRYHIRDVCLYPRFVQRCKP, encoded by the exons ATGTCCTTGGAGGTGGTCAGGGCGGCCGCAGGGATGGTGCTCG CAGAACTGTATGTCTCCGACCGAGAGGGAAATGATGTTACTGGTGATGGAACCAAGGAGAAACCTTTTAAAACAGGCCTTAAG GCTTTGATGACAGTTGGAAAAGAACCCTTTCCTACCATTTACGTAgattcacaaaaagaaaatgag AGGTGGGATGTTATTTCTAAGTCCCAGATGAAGAACATTAGGAAGCTGTGGCACAGGGAGCAGATGAAGAGTGAGTCCCGGGAGAAGAAAGAG GCAGAAGACAATTTGCGAAGAGAGAAGAACCTGGAAGAAGCAAAGAAGATTACCATTAAAAATGACCCAAGTCTTCCAGAGCCGAAATGT GTGAAGATTCGGGAACTAAAAGGATACAGAGGCCAAAGGATAAAGGTGTTTGGCTGGGTCCACAGGCTGCGTAGGCAAG GAAAGAATTTAATGTTTCTGGTGTTGCGGGACGGTACGGGTTTTCTCCAGTGTGTCCTGTCAGATGATCTg TGTCAGTGTTACAATGGCGTTGTCTTGTCCACTGAGAGCAGTGTTGCAGTGTATGGAATGCTGAATCTTACCCCAAAGGGCAAGCAG GCTCCGGGGGGCCACGAGCTGAGCTGCGACTTCTGGGAGCTGATCGGGTTGGCCCCCGCCGGAGGTGCTGACAACTTGATCAACGAGGAGTCCGACGTGGACGTCCAGCTCAACAACAGACACATGATGATCCGCGGGGAGAACATGTCCAAAATCCTGAAGGCGCGCTCCGTGATCACCAGGTGCTTCAGAGACCACTTCTTCGACAGGGGGTACCATGAA ATCACTCCTCCAACGTTGGTGCAAACACAGGTGGAAGGCGGCGCCACGCTCTTCAAGCTTGACTATTTTGGGGAAGAGGCGTATCTGACGCAGTCCTCTCAGCTCTACCTGGAGACCTGCATTCCAGCTCTGGGGGACGTCTTTTGCATCGCACAGTCATACAGGGCAGAACAGTCCAGAACACGAAGGCACCTGGCTGA ATACACTCACGTGGAAGCCGAGTGTCCTTTCCTGACCTTCGAGGAGCTCCTGAACCGCCTGGAGGACTTGGTGTGTGACGTGGTCGATAGAGTCCTGAAATCACCCGCAGGAAACATAGTGCGCGACCTCAACCCG AATTTTAAGCCCCCTAAACGGCCTTTCAAACGGATGAACTATTCAGATGCGATTGTGTGGCTGAAAGAACACAACATAAAGAAAGAAGACGGAACTTTCTATGAATTTGGAGAG GACATCCCGGAAGCTCCAGAGAGACTGATGACGGACACCATCAACGAACCCATCTTGCTGTGTCGCTTTCCCGTGGAGATCAAGTCCTTCTACATGCAGCGCTGTCCTGAGGACCCCCGGCTCACCGAATCT GTCGACGTGTTAATGCCCAATGTTGGTGAGATCGTGGGTGGCTCCATGCGTATCTGGGATAATGAAGagatcctggcaggttacaaaaGAGAAGGGATTGATCCCACTCCCTATTACTGGTACACGGATCAG
- the NARS1 gene encoding asparagine--tRNA ligase, cytoplasmic isoform X2, with protein sequence MSLEVVRAAAGMVLELYVSDREGNDVTGDGTKEKPFKTGLKALMTVGKEPFPTIYVDSQKENERWDVISKSQMKNIRKLWHREQMKSESREKKEAEDNLRREKNLEEAKKITIKNDPSLPEPKCVKIRELKGYRGQRIKVFGWVHRLRRQGKNLMFLVLRDGTGFLQCVLSDDLCQCYNGVVLSTESSVAVYGMLNLTPKGKQAPGGHELSCDFWELIGLAPAGGADNLINEESDVDVQLNNRHMMIRGENMSKILKARSVITRCFRDHFFDRGYHEITPPTLVQTQVEGGATLFKLDYFGEEAYLTQSSQLYLETCIPALGDVFCIAQSYRAEQSRTRRHLAEYTHVEAECPFLTFEELLNRLEDLVCDVVDRVLKSPAGNIVRDLNPNFKPPKRPFKRMNYSDAIVWLKEHNIKKEDGTFYEFGEDIPEAPERLMTDTINEPILLCRFPVEIKSFYMQRCPEDPRLTESVDVLMPNVGEIVGGSMRIWDNEEILAGYKREGIDPTPYYWYTDQRKYGTCPHGGYGLGLERFLTWILDRYHIRDVCLYPRFVQRCKP encoded by the exons ATGTCCTTGGAGGTGGTCAGGGCGGCCGCAGGGATGGTGCTCG AACTGTATGTCTCCGACCGAGAGGGAAATGATGTTACTGGTGATGGAACCAAGGAGAAACCTTTTAAAACAGGCCTTAAG GCTTTGATGACAGTTGGAAAAGAACCCTTTCCTACCATTTACGTAgattcacaaaaagaaaatgag AGGTGGGATGTTATTTCTAAGTCCCAGATGAAGAACATTAGGAAGCTGTGGCACAGGGAGCAGATGAAGAGTGAGTCCCGGGAGAAGAAAGAG GCAGAAGACAATTTGCGAAGAGAGAAGAACCTGGAAGAAGCAAAGAAGATTACCATTAAAAATGACCCAAGTCTTCCAGAGCCGAAATGT GTGAAGATTCGGGAACTAAAAGGATACAGAGGCCAAAGGATAAAGGTGTTTGGCTGGGTCCACAGGCTGCGTAGGCAAG GAAAGAATTTAATGTTTCTGGTGTTGCGGGACGGTACGGGTTTTCTCCAGTGTGTCCTGTCAGATGATCTg TGTCAGTGTTACAATGGCGTTGTCTTGTCCACTGAGAGCAGTGTTGCAGTGTATGGAATGCTGAATCTTACCCCAAAGGGCAAGCAG GCTCCGGGGGGCCACGAGCTGAGCTGCGACTTCTGGGAGCTGATCGGGTTGGCCCCCGCCGGAGGTGCTGACAACTTGATCAACGAGGAGTCCGACGTGGACGTCCAGCTCAACAACAGACACATGATGATCCGCGGGGAGAACATGTCCAAAATCCTGAAGGCGCGCTCCGTGATCACCAGGTGCTTCAGAGACCACTTCTTCGACAGGGGGTACCATGAA ATCACTCCTCCAACGTTGGTGCAAACACAGGTGGAAGGCGGCGCCACGCTCTTCAAGCTTGACTATTTTGGGGAAGAGGCGTATCTGACGCAGTCCTCTCAGCTCTACCTGGAGACCTGCATTCCAGCTCTGGGGGACGTCTTTTGCATCGCACAGTCATACAGGGCAGAACAGTCCAGAACACGAAGGCACCTGGCTGA ATACACTCACGTGGAAGCCGAGTGTCCTTTCCTGACCTTCGAGGAGCTCCTGAACCGCCTGGAGGACTTGGTGTGTGACGTGGTCGATAGAGTCCTGAAATCACCCGCAGGAAACATAGTGCGCGACCTCAACCCG AATTTTAAGCCCCCTAAACGGCCTTTCAAACGGATGAACTATTCAGATGCGATTGTGTGGCTGAAAGAACACAACATAAAGAAAGAAGACGGAACTTTCTATGAATTTGGAGAG GACATCCCGGAAGCTCCAGAGAGACTGATGACGGACACCATCAACGAACCCATCTTGCTGTGTCGCTTTCCCGTGGAGATCAAGTCCTTCTACATGCAGCGCTGTCCTGAGGACCCCCGGCTCACCGAATCT GTCGACGTGTTAATGCCCAATGTTGGTGAGATCGTGGGTGGCTCCATGCGTATCTGGGATAATGAAGagatcctggcaggttacaaaaGAGAAGGGATTGATCCCACTCCCTATTACTGGTACACGGATCAG